AATCAGAATGCCGTCTTTGTCGAACAGGCCGATTTCACGGATCCACCAGCCGCCTTCGTTTTCAGGGATAACCTGCTCGGCAATAATCTGATTGGTGTTTTTTGGATCGATGCTCAACGTATTAATCGCGGCACGACGTTTTTCATTAATCAGTTTGGTTTGTTTGGTGTCTGGGGTCGGCAGGCTGCCACCACCATCACCCACGGCCATATGGGTAATTTCAATTTTCGTCCCCAGTGCCGCGGCATTTGCCAATTTATCCGCGCCTAACTGCGTCAGCAGCGCAAAGAATTTGGTACTCATGGTCTAATCCTCATGTCATCAATAATATGTATGCCCGCGCCCACAACTTCTGCGCCGGATACGGTTACTTGTTCCGGGAAATAAGGGTAAACAGTCAGTTCGTCACCGCTGTAAGTCGCTGCCGAGTAGTGATATTCACCGCGCGTATCCAGATTGATATCCAGCCCAATCAAATGCCGGCTGACAGGCTTGGCATCAAAAATCAGGTTCTCCAGCTCCTCGAACATTTCATGGGTGATGCCGTTTTCCAGTACGCCGATATCCAGCCGGAACGTGCCCGGTGTTTCGTTCGTCTGCCACCACTCTTTGACGCGGATGAGATAACCCAATGGCTCAACAACCCGCCGGATCGCGCCAATCGTTCCTTTGTGCTTATGCAGGAACAGTGAGCTTTTGATCACTTCCCTTTTGGTGCTCTCAGACCAGTGCTCGTCCCAACGATCCACCGACCAGGCCCATGCCAAATAGGGCAACAGCGATACCGGACACGTGTCGGGGTTCCACAGCTCGCGCAGTGGCACTTTCACCTGCTGCAATTCAGCGCAGGCTTTAGCTGCCGCCAGTTCCAGCGGGGTCGAGCCCATCGGCAGAAGGCGATCACTCATCCGAACCTCCCATCGTCAGGGTGGTTTTGGTGCAGTAAGATGCCTGGGTTTTATCCAGCACCACGTCTTTCAACGGCGCTTTCAGTTCCACGCGCTGGACACCTTCCACATGCAGTGCCGCATAAATCGCCGACAAACGAATGTCACGCCCCAAACGATGTTGCGCTTCGACATAGTGTTTGAGTTTCTGCTCCGCTGCTTTGCGAATCGGTTCTGATTCCGGGGTCGGGAAAATGTACAGCACCGCATCAATTTCATATTCCACAATGTTCGCTGACTGGACTTTCAGGCGATCCGCCACCGGACGCACGTTTTCGTCGTTCAGCGCTTTCTCGACAATTTCCAGCAATGCTTTGGAAGCGATGCCCTTGTCTTCCCGCGACATAACGGTCACGGTCACGTTGGCCGGCGCTGGGCTGATGGCCGACGCATCCGCGACCCGGCCATCGGCACTGCGGGCATGGTATTCATACGCCCCGACCGGGCCGGCAACGCTCAAACCTTCGAAAGCCTGTGGAATGCGAACGCGGTAGTCGTTGTCAGATTCCATCACCGCCGGTGTCGGGGGTACGGTCGCGTTATCCGCCGGACGCAGAACCATGCGGGAGACGTTATTGTTCGCCCCCAATTGATCCAGATCCCGGCCGGTTGAATAGGCCACCATCACCGCGCTGGCCGCTTCGTTAACCCGTTGACGCAAAAGCAACTCGCGATAAACGTTTTCTTCCAGCAACTTGACCAAAGGTTCGGATTCCAGTTGCAACGTCCGGGCAATGGCGTCTTGCTGATCCTCTGGATAGAGCGATATCAGGCCTTTTTTGCGCTCCTCCAGCAGTTGTTCATAATCCAGTAGCTCCACCACATCCGGCGGTGGCAACTGGCTTAAATCGATTGTTGGCATAGTCTTACCTCACCGGGAATGACTCACCGGAATAGAAAGTGAAAATTCCTGGGCGGATTGATGGTAAGTCCCCGTAATATCCACCACCATTTTGCCGTCCTGTTGCGTTTCCATCGTGATGGAAGTCAGCGCTACACGTGGCTCCCAACGACTGATTGCGGTATAGCTTGCCGCCATGACCTGAAGCCGGAGCGCCGGATTCTGCGGCCAGTCAATCAGTTCAGGCAGCAAAGAGCCGTAGGTTCGGCGCGCGAGACGGCTGCCCACGGGGGTTAATAAAATATCGCTGACGGATTGCCGGATATGCGCCAAATCGGTCAACGCCCGGCCGGTCTGCCGATTCATTCCCAGATACATCATACGGGGCCTCCTGATGTGTCACCGCCTGACCGGATGCCGGTGTGTTTATGGGAGTCCACGATCACGCCGTTGGAACTGAATGTGCCTCCGGTGTGTTCAATATTGCCCGTCATTTTGCCGCCGTTGCGCACAATCAAGTTGCCTGTGCTCATGAGCTGCGTACAGATGACTTCCGGTGTATCCAGCGTAATTCGGCTGCTGGCGACACAGGTCATTTCCGGTGCGGTAATATGGACAGAATCCGAAGCAATCACTGTCGCGGTTTTGATGCCAGTCACCGTCAGTGCGCCGGATTGCGGTTCATACTCCATCACAGCACCATCCGGAAACTGGATGTGCGTTGCTTCCGGTGAGGTTGATGGCGCCGGAAACTCATCTGAAAAAATCGCAGGCAATACAAAGGCGGTGGTCAGCTCTCCGCCTATGGACAGTAATAAAACCTGCTCACCGACACTGGGCGCCCACCATGTGCGGGAGTTTCCCGCCCTGGATGTCAACCAGTGCAGCCAGTTGGTTTCAAGATTGCCTGTCGCGACCCGGCACATTCCCTTTGTGGTATCCACTTGGGTAATCACGCCGGTGCGGATCAGGTTGCGCAATAAGCGCATCAGTTCAGTGAGTTGTGTGTTCATGACGTAAGAATGCCATGGAAAAGCCGGCTGGGCATTAAACTGGGTTTGTAGGAAACACCCTACAAATCCAGCCATAAAATCATGTTAAATCAATAAAATAAAAGACCTTCTTCAGGATAAAAGAAGGTCTTTGAAATAAATCGCGATCATTGTGATTTACACTGCCGAACAACCTCGCGTACATACTGTTGCAAATAGTCTAATTTGGCTTGGTCGCGAATAATTCCGGCTCGGATATCGTAAATAGTGCGTCCAGCTTTTGCAGTGAGTTCGATTTGGGTTCCATCGCCCATGCTGCGGGCGTTGGTATCTCGGTCTTGGGTGAGCTGACAGGTAGCAAGGTTGGCGGCGGCAATTTGCACCCGCCGATGACCAGCAGCGATGTCAGCACGCAAAGTCGCATTTTCTTCGGTAACATCCGCTAATTTTCCTGCATAGTATTCATCCAATTGTGCTGCCCGATTTTGTGCCGCTTTCATTTGCTGAATAACAGCCAACGTTTCCGATTGAGCTTGTTGGCTGATGGCGGCAAGCTGGGCTACGTGTTGTTGTTTCAGGCTCGCCACTTCACTGAGAACCAGCGAGCGATGCCCCCACCAGCCAAGGCTGCCGCCAACAATCAGGCTCACAATCAAAGGTAGTTTGTTGGTCGTTCTGATCCCTAACAAAACCGTTCAGCCTCCTGATTAATCCCAAAGTTGGATGATGGGTTTGCTGGCGGCAGGCATAAATTCGGGCATTTCAACTGGCGTTCCATGAGGCAATACCGCGCCAAAATCCGCCAATCCTGGATTGGCCTGCAACACACGTTCAGTCATACCCAATGTACGGCCATAATGACGCCAGCAGATGGCATCAACCGTTTCATTTTGTTGTGCAATAACTTGCATACACTCTCCTCTCTCTTTTGCAGAAAATTTGCAAAAAATAGTTAGTTAATCGGAGAGTGATGATCAAATAATTAGCGAAATGCCTCAATGCGATGAGATTGTCTGATAAGCAGCACACATAAACTAAGGGGCAGGAAATCATTTCCTGCCCCTTGGCTATTATCCTCCCAAACCTCTTAAATGAGTTCCATTATATGATCGTGGTCACTGCTCTTTTGAGTCCCTGTCACTCTTACGGAGGTACTGCTTCTGGTTCCAATGCTAAAATTGGTATCAGGATAGTGTAGTAATCTATTTTTCTGTTGAGTCCGAATTTCTTAACACTTTATTGCTTAACACTTTGTTACCGGCCACCTTATTATCTGACAGATCGTTTTCCAGTTTACTCGGGTAACTGTTAAACCTTGTTTCATAAGGTGCAGATAGCTCAGCTATCCAAACCAGTGCCAGCTCTTTGTCTTCCGCATGATTGCATTCGCAACTTGTTGCCATTCGAGCAATAAAATTGATCCGTTGCGCTACCAATGATTCCATAAGAGATTCCACTGATTTACCTGCCTCCATATAATAAGCTGTATGTATATACAGTACACGTAATAAGATTAAATTTAAAGTATTTTTTGCCTTTTTTGAGGATTAAATTTGATAGTTAGTGACTATTGTTTGCTGTTTTAGCAGAAACATTTGCCAATTTGATTGATTTTTCTACTATGGCAATGCGGCGGTCTGGATAACCCTTTATCTTGCTGTTTTCCTGTTCATCCGTACAGTTATTGACAGAACTCCAAGGGGAAATTTTTTTGCTCCTTTTATACACAATTCGTTCAGGTGTCACTGTAGATTCTGATTTCGGCACAATAGACCATTGGTGAATTCGCGTACAAATAAATCCGGCGTGGGACAAAAAGGGGGAAGTCACACCTTGGATGGATTGAACATCTTCACCGTAAGGGCTGCCAAAAGGGATGTTCTTGTAAAATAAGCGAATGACTAAATCACGACGCGCCACCCAAGGCCCGCCCTGTGCCTGAGTATAATCCGCCCAATTCCCCTTATCTGCCGCCTGTAACACGGCGTTGATCTTATGATGATCAGCGAGACGGACTTCCCTGAGCCGGCGTAATTCGCGCCAAACCGAAACCGGGGCACCACCAATTTGTTGAAATTGGCGAATACGCCAACGGCTCGCCCAAGCCGTCACTGATTTCGCCATATCGCGCAGGAATTCTCCGGTTTCATGGTCTTTTTCTTCTTCCAGTGCATAACCGTCGATATTTTTGGAAATGTACTTGGCAATATAACCCGTGGCACTGCCTTTATTGGGATCGATCGCCTGATAATGAAAACGTGCCTTTTTAGCTTCATCGTTCTGCAACTCGTCCTGCTCTTCCTGACAGGCATAATGCCCAAGAATGCTTCTGACCTGCTGCAAATGCTCTGGCAACATGAACAGCACCAGATGCCAATGCGGCGTACCGTCATGATGGGGTTCCACCACCCGGAAACCAAATAGATTGATTTTCGCTCTGGCGAACGCCGCCCGTGCTTTTGCCCAGACCCGGCATAAATAGCGTTGCGTATCACGTGGTGTTGCGCCATTCCAGGATTTGACAAATCCGCCCCGACCCTGAACAGCATGGTATTTTGCCGGTGCCGTGATGGTATAAAACTCCCCAACGCAGTTCATTTCAGTGGCAACATCTTCGAAACCACGCATTCTGACCATCAATTCACAACGGCGGATCGCCGGGTTCGCATTGCTATGCACAACCGTATCTGCCAGTGAAATACGTTCCCCCTTTTCATTTTCCAAATCAAAGTGTTTGAAAAATTCACGATTGCGCCGCTTTTGTTCCAGCCATTCCCGCAATGCCTGACGTGAAACGTAAGGAGAAGCAGCTTGCTGTAC
This genomic interval from Xenorhabdus doucetiae contains the following:
- a CDS encoding phage tail protein I, with amino-acid sequence MSDRLLPMGSTPLELAAAKACAELQQVKVPLRELWNPDTCPVSLLPYLAWAWSVDRWDEHWSESTKREVIKSSLFLHKHKGTIGAIRRVVEPLGYLIRVKEWWQTNETPGTFRLDIGVLENGITHEMFEELENLIFDAKPVSRHLIGLDINLDTRGEYHYSAATYSGDELTVYPYFPEQVTVSGAEVVGAGIHIIDDMRIRP
- a CDS encoding baseplate assembly protein, whose protein sequence is MPTIDLSQLPPPDVVELLDYEQLLEERKKGLISLYPEDQQDAIARTLQLESEPLVKLLEENVYRELLLRQRVNEAASAVMVAYSTGRDLDQLGANNNVSRMVLRPADNATVPPTPAVMESDNDYRVRIPQAFEGLSVAGPVGAYEYHARSADGRVADASAISPAPANVTVTVMSREDKGIASKALLEIVEKALNDENVRPVADRLKVQSANIVEYEIDAVLYIFPTPESEPIRKAAEQKLKHYVEAQHRLGRDIRLSAIYAALHVEGVQRVELKAPLKDVVLDKTQASYCTKTTLTMGGSDE
- a CDS encoding GPW/gp25 family protein, with product MMYLGMNRQTGRALTDLAHIRQSVSDILLTPVGSRLARRTYGSLLPELIDWPQNPALRLQVMAASYTAISRWEPRVALTSITMETQQDGKMVVDITGTYHQSAQEFSLSIPVSHSR
- a CDS encoding phage baseplate assembly protein V — encoded protein: MNTQLTELMRLLRNLIRTGVITQVDTTKGMCRVATGNLETNWLHWLTSRAGNSRTWWAPSVGEQVLLLSIGGELTTAFVLPAIFSDEFPAPSTSPEATHIQFPDGAVMEYEPQSGALTVTGIKTATVIASDSVHITAPEMTCVASSRITLDTPEVICTQLMSTGNLIVRNGGKMTGNIEHTGGTFSSNGVIVDSHKHTGIRSGGDTSGGPV
- a CDS encoding lysis system i-spanin subunit Rz, translated to MLGIRTTNKLPLIVSLIVGGSLGWWGHRSLVLSEVASLKQQHVAQLAAISQQAQSETLAVIQQMKAAQNRAAQLDEYYAGKLADVTEENATLRADIAAGHRRVQIAAANLATCQLTQDRDTNARSMGDGTQIELTAKAGRTIYDIRAGIIRDQAKLDYLQQYVREVVRQCKSQ
- a CDS encoding tail protein X, coding for MQVIAQQNETVDAICWRHYGRTLGMTERVLQANPGLADFGAVLPHGTPVEMPEFMPAASKPIIQLWD
- a CDS encoding replication endonuclease; the protein is MNFDVISHKQHGIPQGVSMAERLLWEVNAEDHQWRHQYIGQMPDFLAKYFSHRYADIFTRSGRREANAFLRKTVGQNVLPRLQLAKARYQFHHRISGMAPFPFIEQLENVATYDRKQLLKLAHTISVFISGNYEHYSVLVTQKPSSTPVDGQNDQPFSRVTRLYRLLAKLTLQCGTHPPYWQRFNRGRKMPSVDQLCSGMLRMMSARWWYFRLKHLRDIQSEHMAIAVGQVQQAASPYVSRQALREWLEQKRRNREFFKHFDLENEKGERISLADTVVHSNANPAIRRCELMVRMRGFEDVATEMNCVGEFYTITAPAKYHAVQGRGGFVKSWNGATPRDTQRYLCRVWAKARAAFARAKINLFGFRVVEPHHDGTPHWHLVLFMLPEHLQQVRSILGHYACQEEQDELQNDEAKKARFHYQAIDPNKGSATGYIAKYISKNIDGYALEEEKDHETGEFLRDMAKSVTAWASRWRIRQFQQIGGAPVSVWRELRRLREVRLADHHKINAVLQAADKGNWADYTQAQGGPWVARRDLVIRLFYKNIPFGSPYGEDVQSIQGVTSPFLSHAGFICTRIHQWSIVPKSESTVTPERIVYKRSKKISPWSSVNNCTDEQENSKIKGYPDRRIAIVEKSIKLANVSAKTANNSH